The following coding sequences lie in one Spinacia oleracea cultivar Varoflay chromosome 1, BTI_SOV_V1, whole genome shotgun sequence genomic window:
- the LOC110795150 gene encoding sorting nexin 2B, which translates to MMGHDQDSKGEDSHSQMDNLVLNDHHRQPSHSSFNGAFQSPLSPPPEISTTAIDVSPAESPTPTRSSLNSFLEPPSYADAMFRSFDADADVAGEINGHDRSSSLSLDSEYIYISVSDPEKVPEASNSLVPGSGSYYTYLITTRTNLPEFGGTEFSVKRRFREVVTLSERLAEAFRGYFIPLRPDKSIMESQMMQTNDFVEQRRVAIEKYLKKLSAHPVIRNSDEFKVFLQVEGKLPLVKTTDVASRMLDGVVKLPGQLMGESTVATEEVVQPARSGRDLFRLFKELRQAVSNDWGGVKPTVVEEDKEFLEKKERLNDLEVQLSNVSQQAETLVKAQQDIGETMGELGLVFVKMTKFEFEEAIYECQRTRAADMKNMATAAVKASRLYRELNSQTVKHLDKLHDYLGMMLAVDNAFTDRSNALLTVQTLVSELSSLELRVEKLEVASSKIFGGDSSRMRKIEELKEAIKATEDAKCCAVKEYERIKENNRSELARLDKERRADFLSMLKGFVVNQAGFAEKMANVWEKVADETKGYVNDVS; encoded by the exons ATGATGGGACACGATCAAGATTCAAAAGGTGAAGATTCTCACTCTCAAATGGATAACTTAGTTCTCAATGATCATCATCGTCAACCTTCGCACTCATCTTTCAATGGCGCCTTTCAAtctcctctctctcctcctcccgaGATCTCCACCACCGCCATTGACGTTTCTCCCGCCGAAAGTCCAACTCCGACTCGTTCGTCACTCAATTCGTTCCTTGAACCTCCGTCGTACGCTGACGCCATGTTTCGATCCTTCGATGCGGATGCCGATGTCGCCGGAGAAATTAACGGTCATGATCGGAGCAGCTCGCTGTCGTTGGATTCGGAGTATATATACATTTCGGTGTCGGATCCTGAGAAGGTTCCAGAAGCTTCCAATTCATTGGTTCCAGGTAGTGGTTCTTACTATACTTACTTGATTACGACTAGAACGAACTTGCCGGAGTTTGGAGGTACTGAATTCAGTGTCAAGAGGAGGTTCCGAGAGGTAGTTACGCTTTCAGAGCGATTGGCGGAGGCGTTTCGAGGGTATTTTATCCCGTTGAGGCCGGATAAGAGTATAATGGAGAGTCAAATGATGCAAACgaatgattttgttgagcagagGAGGGTTGCCATTGAGAAGTATTTGAAAAAATTATCGGCTCATCCTGTTATCCGAAATAGCGACGAGTTTAAGGTGTTTTTGCAGGTGGAAGGGAAGCTTCCTCTTGTTAAGACCACGGATGTAGCGTCGAGGATGCTTGATGGAGTGGTGAAGTTGCCAGGGCAGCTTATGGGGGAGTCCACGGTGGCGACTGAGGAGGTGGTTCAGCCTGCTAGAAGTGGGCGGGATTTGTTTAGGTTGTTTAAGGAGTTAAGGCAGGCAGTGTCGAATGATTGGGGTGGGGTGAAGCCCACAGTTGTTGAGGAGGATAAGGAATTCTTGGAGAAGAAAGAGAGACTTAATGATCTTGAAGTGCAACTTAGCAATGTATCTCAACAG GCCGAAACACTAGTGAAAGCACAGCAAGATATTGGTGAGACGATGGGAGAGTTGGGTTTGGTTTTCGTTAAGATGACAAAGTTTGAGTTCGAGGAAGCAATTTACGAGTGCCAAAGAACACGGGCAGCTGACATGAAGAATATGGCGACAGCTGCAGTTAAAGCGAGTAGGCTGTATCGTGAACTGAATTCACAGACTGTCAAACATTTG gACAAGCTCCATGACTATCTAGGGATGATGTTAGCCGTTGACAATGCCTTTACTGACCGCTCAAATGCTTTGTTGACTGTCCAAACGCTCGTATCTGAACTATCTTCTTTAGAGTTACGAGTTGAAAAACTAGAAGTTGCTTCGTCCAAAATATTTGGGGGTGACAGTTCCAGAATGCGGAAAATTGAAGAACTGAAAGAAGCAATAAAAGCAACTGAGGATGCTAAATGTTGTGCAGTTAAGGAATATGAAAGGATCAAG GAAAATAACAGGAGTGAACTTGCTAGACTAGACAAGGAAAGACGGGCAGACTTTTTGAGCATGCTGAAGGGCTTTGTTGTAAATCAG